A window of the Bacteroidota bacterium genome harbors these coding sequences:
- a CDS encoding PAS domain S-box protein, producing the protein MVTFAALVIAAFLQIIAAVAALWLLRVAKGKLAWKLIALAFTLMAARRIIDLYIFLHGISYPVLLLINDWLGIGITVIMTFGVIHLGKVLYSYNRLEKARLESETRFKTLFNNSSDEIFLADMKGNFLEVNQEVIDRLGYTRKELLDMSFIDIKSPKYKREVDPNIEKIKNHGQLIYESEHMTKDGQIISLEMNSRVIDYEDKKAMLTIARNITERKQMERR; encoded by the coding sequence ATGGTAACATTTGCAGCATTGGTCATTGCAGCTTTTTTGCAGATCATCGCCGCTGTGGCAGCACTTTGGCTGCTCCGTGTAGCTAAGGGAAAACTTGCATGGAAACTGATCGCGCTGGCATTCACCCTTATGGCTGCACGCAGGATAATTGATCTGTATATTTTTCTGCATGGGATTTCATATCCTGTTTTACTCTTAATAAATGACTGGCTGGGTATAGGCATTACGGTTATTATGACTTTTGGAGTCATTCATCTCGGAAAGGTTTTGTATTCGTATAACAGACTTGAGAAAGCCAGATTAGAGTCGGAAACAAGATTCAAAACTTTGTTCAACAACAGTTCGGATGAGATATTTCTGGCTGATATGAAAGGGAATTTCCTGGAAGTTAATCAGGAAGTAATAGACCGTTTGGGCTATACGAGAAAAGAATTGCTCGACATGAGCTTCATCGATATAAAAAGCCCGAAATACAAAAGAGAAGTTGATCCGAACATTGAAAAGATTAAAAACCATGGGCAGCTTATTTATGAGTCGGAACATATGACAAAAGACGGCCAGATCATTTCTCTGGAGATGAATAGCAGGGTTATTGATTATGAAGATAAGAAAGCTATGCTTACCATTGCCCGTAATATAACCGAACGTAAACAGATGGAACGACGGA
- a CDS encoding LytTR family transcriptional regulator, which translates to MHIFNYLSQPFPVTLNKWKVILGVSLFIAIFMLIFQPFGLQEYQHDQKALILAGYGIVTFLVLIMDMFFIQMIFPGLFNEKNWTVLKQIIWLAWILFSIGLGNLVYSVYVFHFSTGIFTLFWVFQLFTLVIGLIPVILITVIQQNYLLKRNVKNAQMIENSLSLHRTSSFPIVTLIAENGKDEFKSNPSDILFLESIGNYISILYLDSEKPKRFVLRNTLKNAENQLGQSTMMFRCHRAYIVNLEKIEKIKGNSQGYRLILTGYPDEIPVSRNYIQSFREKVDSLGH; encoded by the coding sequence ATGCATATTTTCAATTACTTAAGTCAGCCTTTTCCTGTAACCCTGAATAAATGGAAGGTCATCCTGGGGGTAAGTTTGTTCATTGCGATATTCATGCTTATTTTTCAGCCTTTTGGACTCCAGGAATACCAGCATGATCAAAAAGCACTGATCCTTGCAGGGTATGGCATCGTTACGTTTTTGGTACTTATAATGGATATGTTTTTTATCCAGATGATATTTCCTGGATTGTTTAATGAGAAAAACTGGACGGTTTTAAAACAAATTATCTGGTTAGCCTGGATTCTTTTTAGCATCGGCCTGGGGAATCTGGTTTATTCGGTCTATGTTTTCCATTTTTCTACCGGAATATTCACCTTATTCTGGGTATTTCAGCTTTTCACACTTGTTATTGGGCTTATTCCCGTCATCCTGATCACTGTGATTCAACAAAATTATCTTCTGAAAAGGAATGTGAAAAATGCACAAATGATTGAAAACAGTTTATCCTTGCATCGTACATCGTCATTTCCAATAGTCACTTTAATAGCTGAAAACGGAAAAGACGAATTTAAATCGAATCCTTCAGATATTTTGTTCCTGGAATCCATTGGAAACTATATCAGTATATTATACCTTGACAGCGAAAAACCCAAACGTTTTGTCTTGCGAAATACATTGAAAAACGCTGAGAATCAACTTGGTCAATCAACTATGATGTTTCGCTGTCACCGTGCTTATATTGTAAACCTGGAAAAAATTGAAAAAATCAAAGGAAACTCCCAGGGTTACCGTCTTATTCTAACCGGATATCCCGATGAGATCCCTGTATCCCGGAACTATATACAAAGCTTTCGGGAGAAGGTCGACAGCCTTGGGCATTGA